Proteins from a genomic interval of Lolium perenne isolate Kyuss_39 chromosome 1, Kyuss_2.0, whole genome shotgun sequence:
- the LOC127345670 gene encoding geraniol 8-hydroxylase produces the protein MVALSLVMCAAAASLPLTLLTSYALQPLADARRGLPPGPRPLPVIGNLLDIGESPHRSCASLADKHGPLMFIRLGTVPAVVATSPAAAREVLQKKNASLAARRGLDAWRIMDHDANSMIALPPRSKWRAFRQHTTAALLGVRRLEEDRTVREEEVRELVRRLSASGGAPVAVARASFATTVDVLCRGMFSQTLDPVVVSELTDVAKEAAVLSGMPNVSDFFPALAMLDLQGIRRKAGKLLVWLYALIDEQIEQRRLHRSAGPGQARMNDLLDVLLDMDGEVQDEEDGWVMNQESIRGLFMELLLGATSISTTIEWAMAELLQHPHCMRKLQEELRNVLGTTQMEESDISRLPYLQAVVKETLRFHPPVPFATGQAEAAVEIHGYSVPKGTAALVNIWGICRDAEVWEEPNRFMPDRFLHKEIDYFGADFELISFSAGRRICPGLQLSSRMVPLMLGSMLYHFDWTLSEEGGDPRVDMTERFGLVLSLAVPLCAIPKKVF, from the exons ATGGTTGCCTTGTCTCTGGTAATGTGCGCGGCCGCGGCATCACTCCCACTCACTCTCCTAACCTCATACGCTCTACAACCGCTCGCGGACGCACGCCGCGGCCTCCCGCCCGGCCCTAGGCCACTCCCGGTCATCGGCAACCTGCTTGACATCGGCGAGAGCCCTCACCGTTCCTGCGCCAGCCTAGCCGACAAACACGGTCCGCTCATGTTCATCCGTCTTGGCACCGTCCCCGCCGTTGTTGCCACCTCACCGGCGGCCGCCCGCGAGGTGCTGCAGAAAAAGAACGCCAGCCTGGCGGCTCGCCGGGGCCTGGACGCCTGGCGCATCATGGACCATGACGCCAACTCCATGATCGCGCTCCCGCCGCGCAGCAAGTGGCGCGCCTTCAGGCAACACACAACGGCGGCGCTCCTCGGCGTTCGCCGGCTTGAAGAGGACCGGACCGTGCGGGAGGAGGAGGTACGCGAGCTGGTGCGCCGCCTGTCCGCGTCCGGCGGCGCCCCTGTGGCCGTTGCTCGCGCTTCGTTCGCGACCACGGTGGACGTGCTGTGCCGCGGGATGTTCTCGCAGACACTGGACCCGGTGGTGGTGTCCGAGCTGACGGACGTGGCGAAAGAGGCGGCCGTGCTGTCTGGCATGCCCAACGTGTCTGACTTCTTCCCGGCGCTCGCGATGCTCGACCTCCAGGGTATCCGGCGCAAGGCGGGGAAGCTGCTCGTGTGGCTGTACGCGCTCATTGACGAGCAGATCGAGCAGCGGAGGCTCCACCGGTCGGCCGGCCCCGGCCAGGCGCGCATGAACGACCTGTTGGATGTGTTGCTAGACATGGACGGCGAGGTGCAGGACGAGGAGGACGGATGGGTGATGAACCAAGAGTCCATCAGAGGTCTATTCATG GAATTGCTCCTGGGCGCGACCTCAATCTCAACCACGATCGAGTGGGCGATGGCAGAGCTGCTGCAACACCCACACTGCATGCGCAAGCTTCAGGAGGAGCTCAGGAACGTCCTCGGCACCACCCAAATGGAGGAGTCCGACATCTCCAGGCTCCCGTACCTCCAAGCCGTCGTCAAAGAGACGCTACGGTTCCATCCCCCCGTGCCATTCGCGACCGGCCAAGCCGAGGCGGCGGTGGAGATCCATGGCTACAGCGTCCCCAAGGGCACGGCTGCTCTGGTGAACATTTGGGGGATATGCAGAGACGCCGAGGTGTGGGAGGAACCCAACAGGTTCATGCCGGATAGGTTCTTGCACAAGGAGATCGACTATTTTGGGGCGGACTTTGAGCTCATCTCCTTCAGCGCCGGGAGGCGGATATGTCCCGGACTGCAGCTTTCCAGCAGGATGGTGCCGCTGATGCTCGGCTCGATGCTTTATCACTTTGACTGGACGCTGTCGGAAGAGGGAGGTGATCCTCGTGTAGATATGACCGAGAGGTTTGGGTTGGTATTGTCCTTGGCCGTCCCGCTATGTGCTATACCTAAGAAAGTATTCTAG